A single genomic interval of Helianthus annuus cultivar XRQ/B chromosome 13, HanXRQr2.0-SUNRISE, whole genome shotgun sequence harbors:
- the LOC110898332 gene encoding RNA polymerase sigma factor sigF, chloroplastic has translation MEAAASKLLSSSLSLPPRTQLKQSPHPPSALKLYEPTAPAHSSMLATSLAQHFPTSVLIQEQRPESRPLLQTIKDDKTSQAIIDSRQLGACEVDAISSDRYLKEFQSQLLQWPGLWLPSSEKRENTLSSSVTQPVPNGTETNINIEMEKVIALAKQALSASKEAASLVDNDESFKVDVDNSKVNSTLSLGSTSSAELQTKKVKFVKSTRLLERQSKRRKGSKSNVIVRESTSSTKTDLPEKKTSYKDANLHDPLRTFLARPVTRELLNSKEELELIAHIKCGMKLEEVRCRLHTQYGREPTLVEWAEAASLNCQDLKSQVHLGNSSREKLICANLRMVVYIAKQYRGRGLDLQDLLQEGSMGLMRSVQKFKPQAGCRFATYAYWWIRQSIRRAIFQNSKLIRLPEGVYTMMYKVSEAKRLIIREGNHEPTQKQIADQAGMTVEKLQKLKSIQKITLSLQKPIWANDSTTYEEITPDTTMDSPDDCASKQLMRNHINNLLGVLNQKERKVIRLRYGIGCEVRKSLADIGIMMGVTKERIRQVESRALFKLKQYSESQGLDAYKDLLI, from the exons ATGGAGGCAGCTGCAAGCAAATTGCTTTCTTCATCTTTATCTTTGCCCCCAAGAACTCAACTTAAGCAATCTCCCCATCCTCCTTCAG CTCTAAAGTTATATGAGCCAACGGCTCCTGCACATTCTTCTATGCTTGCGACGTCTTTAGCTCAACATTTCCCTACTTCTGTGCTAATTCAAGAACAACGTCCCGAAAGCAGGCCGTTATTGCAGACAATAAAAGATGACAAAACATCGCAGGCGATAATAGATAGCAGGCAGTTAGGAGCATGTGAAGTGGACGCTATAAGTTCCGATCGATACCTTAAAGAATTCCAATCCCAACTGCTACAGTGGCCTGGTTTATG GTTACCTTCCTCGGAGAAAAGAGAAAACACACTTTCCTCTTCGGTCACGCAGCCTGTTCCAAACGGGACTGAAACAAATATAAATATCGAAATGGAGAAAGTAATTGCTCTTGCTAAACAGGCTCTATCAGCTTCGAAAGAAGCAGCTTCACTAGTGGATAATGACGAATCATTTAAGGTTGACGTTGATAACTCTAAAGTCAACTCCACTTTGAG CTTAGGATCTACAAGTTCAGCTGAACTACAAACCAAAAAGGTCAAATTTGTAAAGTCAACACGTCTCCTAGAAAGACAATCTAAGAGACGGAAAGGGTCAAAGTCAAACGTTATTGTTCGTGAGAGTACCTCTTCTACGAAAACAGATCTGCCCGAGAAGAAAACATCGTATAAAGATGCGAATCTACACGATCCTCTTAGAACGTTCTTAGCACGTCCAGTAACAAGAGAGCTTTTGAATTCGAAAGAAGAACTTGAACTCATTGCCCATATAAAG TGTGGGATGAAGTTAGAAGAAGTCAGGTGTCGGTTACATACTCAATATGGTCGTGAACCAACACTGGTCGAATGGGCTGAAGCTGCGAGTCTTAATTGCCAAGATTTGAAAAGTCAAGTTCACCTTGGTAATAGTAGCCGGGAGAAACTAATATGTGCGAATTTACGTATGGTTGTTTATATAGCAAAGCAGTATAGGGGACGTGGACTTGACCTTCAGGACCTTTTACAG GAGGGGAGTATGGGCCTCATGCGGAGTGTACAAAAGTTTAAACCTCAAGCTGGTTGTCGATTTGCTACATACGCTTATTGGTGGATACGACAGTCAATCAGACGAGCGATATTTCAAAATTCCAAACTTATCCGTTTGCCA GAGGGTGTATATACTATGATGTACAAGGTTAGTGAAGCAAAGAGATTGATCATACGCGAAGGAAATCACGAGCCGACACAAAAACAAATTGCGGATCAAGCTGGAATGACTGTCGAGAAGCTGCAAAAGTTGAAGTCGATACAAAAGATAACACTGTCTTTGCAAAAACCCATTTGGGCCAACGATAGTACTACATATGAG GAAATCACTCCGGATACTACAATGGATAGTCCGGATGATTGTGCATCGAAGCAACTAATGAGGAACCATATCAACAACCTTCTTGGGGTTCTGAATCAGAAAGAACGGAAAGTAATAAGATTGCGGTATGGAATAGGATGTGAGGTCCGGAAATCGTTAGCTGATATAGGAATCATGATGGGGGTGACAAAAGAACGGATTAGACAAGTGGAAAGCCGGGCTTTGTTTAAACTGAAGCAGTATTCTGAAAGCCAAGGACTTGACGCTTATAAGGATTTGCTGATTTGA